The following proteins come from a genomic window of Winogradskyella sp. PC-19:
- a CDS encoding BatA domain-containing protein translates to MQFKHPELLWALLLLLIPIIIHLFQLRRFQKVAFTNVKFLKNVKLQTRKSSQIKKWLALITRLLLMACLVFAFAQPFTTNSDTFNTKNETVIYLDNSFSMQAKGNNGSLLNEAIQDILKSYSDQEELTIFTNDNTYRNTSIKAINNDLIKLSHSSTQLDYSSAFLKGKQFFSKDETSVKNLVLVSDFQQKDKPLEFTADSSVTLRLVQPKAIYSNNISIDSVYIDKYTNENTEIGINLSHLGEPIKNVSVALHNNEELVAKTSVDIATEAKTTFTIPNNTSFNGVLSIEDASLQYDNSFYFNINLNDKIKVLSINEASDNFLRKLYTDDEFIYKSYDYKSLDYSNLESQNLIILNELETISNALISALKAFKSDGGTVLIITSGKLNLNSYNQLLRELDLPYITSQFKSEKRITTINYDHPILRDAFYTRISNFQYPKVNSYYALSSSSNAIYSYEDSNPFLIGKQKAFLFTSAINSKNSNFKKSPLIVPALYNIAKQSLEIPKLYYSIGNANTIDINTTIGQDAILSFEKDGKKTIPLQQTFSKKVSLITGDYPKSSGIINVMNNTVLLKKLSFNYKRNESNLTYYNLSNNNNYTIDTSLSSTIETIKSNASINALWKWFVIFALVFLIIEMLILKYPK, encoded by the coding sequence ATGCAGTTTAAACATCCTGAGCTTCTGTGGGCATTACTTCTACTGCTTATTCCTATTATCATTCATTTATTTCAACTAAGACGTTTTCAAAAAGTTGCTTTTACTAACGTAAAGTTTTTAAAGAATGTAAAGCTTCAAACACGTAAAAGTTCTCAGATAAAAAAATGGCTAGCATTAATTACCCGATTATTGTTAATGGCTTGTTTGGTTTTTGCATTTGCACAGCCTTTTACAACTAATTCAGATACGTTTAATACAAAAAACGAAACAGTAATTTATCTCGACAATTCTTTCAGCATGCAAGCCAAAGGCAATAATGGTAGCTTACTTAATGAAGCCATTCAAGATATTTTAAAGAGTTACAGCGACCAAGAAGAACTAACCATTTTTACAAACGATAATACGTATAGAAACACCTCAATAAAAGCTATAAATAATGATTTAATAAAACTAAGCCACTCATCGACACAACTCGATTATAGTTCGGCTTTTTTAAAAGGAAAGCAATTTTTTTCAAAAGATGAGACTTCGGTAAAAAATCTTGTTTTGGTCTCAGATTTTCAACAAAAGGATAAACCTCTAGAGTTTACAGCTGATAGTTCAGTTACCTTAAGATTGGTTCAGCCTAAAGCGATTTACAGTAATAACATTAGTATTGATAGTGTTTACATAGACAAATACACTAACGAGAATACTGAGATTGGAATTAATCTATCTCATCTAGGAGAACCTATCAAAAATGTTTCAGTAGCATTGCATAATAATGAAGAATTAGTTGCAAAAACTTCAGTAGATATAGCTACAGAAGCAAAAACAACATTTACAATTCCTAACAATACATCATTTAATGGGGTATTATCAATAGAAGATGCAAGTCTGCAATACGACAATTCATTTTATTTCAACATTAATCTAAATGACAAAATCAAAGTTTTGTCTATTAACGAAGCTTCTGACAATTTTCTTAGGAAACTATATACCGATGATGAATTTATATACAAATCCTACGATTATAAATCTTTAGACTACAGTAATCTTGAAAGTCAAAATCTCATTATTCTAAACGAACTAGAGACTATTTCTAATGCACTTATTTCTGCTTTAAAAGCGTTTAAAAGTGATGGTGGTACTGTATTAATAATTACTTCAGGTAAATTGAATTTAAATTCATACAATCAATTACTTAGAGAATTAGATTTACCATATATAACTAGTCAATTTAAATCTGAAAAACGTATTACTACAATAAACTATGACCATCCGATTTTAAGAGATGCTTTTTACACACGTATTTCTAATTTTCAATATCCAAAAGTGAATTCTTACTATGCTTTAAGCTCTTCTTCAAATGCAATCTACTCATACGAAGACAGTAACCCTTTTCTTATTGGGAAACAAAAAGCATTTCTATTTACATCAGCAATAAATTCAAAAAACAGCAATTTTAAAAAATCACCATTAATCGTGCCTGCTCTTTATAATATAGCAAAGCAAAGTCTTGAAATTCCTAAGCTCTACTACTCCATTGGAAACGCAAACACCATAGATATTAATACAACAATTGGTCAAGATGCAATTTTGAGTTTTGAAAAAGATGGTAAAAAAACAATACCACTACAACAAACATTTAGTAAAAAAGTAAGTCTAATTACTGGTGATTACCCAAAATCATCTGGTATTATAAATGTTATGAATAACACAGTATTGCTAAAAAAATTAAGTTTCAACTACAAGCGTAATGAAAGCAATCTGACCTATTACAATCTTAGCAATAATAACAACTATACTATCGATACATCATTATCATCAACAATCGAAACCATAAAAAGTAACGCAAGTATTAATGCGCTATGGAAATGGTTTGTTATTTTTGCGCTAGTATTTTTAATTATAGAAATGCTAATTCTAAAATATCCTAAATGA
- a CDS encoding S10 family peptidase has product MNYRLTYLLLLFAFISFSQNLEIPVDTVYTTNHSTQIKGKTVNYKAMTGFQPVWNTDGEVMASLYYTYYKRTNDNKGNKRPLIVSFNGGPGSASVWMHIAYTGPKVLNVDNEGYPVQPYGVKTNPNSILDVADIVFVNPVNTGYSRKVMLKDGKYEDDKTFFGINADVKYLASWINTFVTRNNRWESPKYIIGESYGGTRVMGLAAELQNSQWMYLNGVIMVSPADYKVLRVGGPVSSSLNLPYYTAAAWYHKMLPAELQNKDLLDILPEAEDFAVNKLIPAIAKGGFITDTERKAIAEKMSYYSGLSEKVILQQNLDVPNRFFWKELLRDKTGQTIGRLDSRYLGIDKVETGTSPDYSAELTSWLHSFAPAINYYIQNELSFKTDVKYNVFGNVGNWDRSNDNVREGLRQAMAQNPYLKVLTQSGYYDGATTYFQAKYSQWQVDQSGKLKDRFSFKGYRSGHMMYLRNEDLIKANEDLREFIKNSSANGKAAKY; this is encoded by the coding sequence ATGAACTACAGATTAACTTACCTCCTATTACTATTTGCTTTTATTAGCTTTTCACAAAACTTAGAAATCCCTGTAGATACGGTTTATACCACAAATCATTCTACACAAATCAAAGGAAAAACAGTAAACTATAAAGCTATGACTGGTTTTCAACCTGTTTGGAATACAGATGGCGAAGTTATGGCATCATTATATTATACCTATTATAAACGCACAAACGATAATAAAGGCAACAAACGACCATTGATAGTCTCTTTTAATGGCGGTCCAGGTTCGGCTTCAGTTTGGATGCATATTGCTTATACAGGGCCAAAAGTTTTGAATGTAGATAACGAAGGCTATCCTGTACAACCTTATGGTGTAAAAACTAATCCTAACTCTATTTTAGATGTTGCAGATATTGTTTTTGTAAATCCTGTCAATACAGGCTATTCTAGAAAAGTAATGCTTAAAGATGGAAAATACGAGGATGATAAAACCTTCTTTGGTATTAATGCCGATGTAAAATATTTAGCGAGTTGGATAAATACGTTTGTTACCAGAAATAATCGTTGGGAATCTCCAAAATACATCATTGGCGAAAGTTATGGTGGGACACGTGTTATGGGACTTGCGGCCGAATTACAAAATAGCCAATGGATGTATCTTAACGGTGTGATTATGGTATCGCCAGCAGATTATAAAGTCTTGCGTGTTGGTGGTCCTGTTTCTAGTAGTCTTAATTTACCTTATTATACAGCTGCGGCTTGGTATCACAAGATGTTACCAGCAGAATTACAAAATAAAGATTTACTAGATATACTTCCTGAAGCAGAAGATTTCGCGGTTAATAAACTCATACCAGCTATTGCCAAAGGTGGATTTATAACAGACACTGAACGTAAAGCCATTGCTGAAAAAATGAGTTATTATTCTGGATTATCAGAGAAAGTAATACTACAACAAAACTTAGATGTTCCAAACCGGTTTTTCTGGAAAGAATTACTACGTGATAAAACTGGACAAACCATTGGACGATTGGATAGTCGTTATTTAGGTATTGATAAAGTAGAAACTGGTACAAGTCCTGATTATAGTGCCGAATTAACGTCTTGGTTACATTCTTTCGCTCCGGCAATCAATTATTATATTCAGAATGAATTAAGCTTTAAAACAGACGTTAAATACAATGTGTTTGGTAATGTTGGCAATTGGGACAGAAGTAATGATAATGTTAGAGAAGGTCTGCGTCAAGCTATGGCACAAAATCCATATTTAAAGGTGTTAACGCAATCGGGATATTATGATGGCGCAACAACTTACTTTCAGGCAAAATATAGTCAGTGGCAAGTAGACCAAAGCGGAAAATTAAAAGACCGTTTTTCTTTTAAAGGTTACCGAAGTGGACATATGATGTATTTACGTAACGAAGACTTAATAAAAGCTAATGAGGATTTACGCGAGTTTATAAAGAATTCTAGTGCTAATGGAAAAGCGGCCAAGTACTAA
- a CDS encoding glycosyltransferase family 2 protein, producing MSQPLVSILTPFKNVSDYIEECLKSIINQSYANWELLIVDDQSTDNSYTIVEKFSKSDNRIKLYKNEGSGIINALQKAFSESSGDFITRMDSDDIMTQNKLEVMVNQLNKFGKQHVALGLVKYFSKTGISDGYAKYEAWLNRLTKEGANYSEIYKECVIASPCWMLHRDDLLACNAFNPNRYPEDYDLTFRFYEHGFRCIPSNELLHYWRDYSTRTSRTHEHYAQNYFLDIKLHYFLKLDNDTSRPITIWGAGYKGKNIAKALVERNIKFHWICDNKKKIGKDIYGVKLQPFEDLKAIKNPQTIVTVANDTEQKNIVSYFDNLNMKPMTDYFFFC from the coding sequence ATGTCACAGCCACTTGTTAGTATTTTAACGCCTTTTAAGAATGTCTCAGATTATATCGAAGAATGTCTTAAATCCATAATAAATCAGAGTTATGCTAATTGGGAATTGCTAATCGTTGATGACCAATCTACAGATAACTCTTATACTATTGTAGAAAAATTCTCGAAATCTGATAATAGAATTAAACTCTACAAAAATGAGGGAAGCGGCATTATTAATGCGCTTCAAAAAGCATTTTCGGAAAGCTCGGGAGACTTCATTACACGTATGGATAGCGATGATATTATGACTCAAAATAAACTTGAAGTCATGGTGAATCAGCTTAACAAGTTTGGAAAGCAACATGTAGCTTTGGGTTTAGTAAAATACTTTAGCAAAACCGGAATTAGTGATGGCTATGCAAAATATGAAGCTTGGTTAAACAGGTTGACCAAAGAAGGCGCTAATTATTCTGAAATCTATAAAGAGTGTGTTATAGCCTCACCATGTTGGATGCTACATCGAGATGATTTATTGGCTTGCAATGCCTTTAATCCAAATAGATACCCTGAAGATTACGATTTGACCTTTAGATTCTATGAGCATGGTTTTAGATGTATTCCGAGCAATGAATTATTGCATTATTGGCGCGATTATAGTACAAGAACTTCAAGAACTCACGAGCATTATGCACAAAACTATTTTTTAGATATAAAGCTGCACTATTTTTTGAAACTTGACAACGATACCAGCAGACCAATTACTATTTGGGGTGCTGGTTATAAGGGAAAAAACATAGCAAAAGCATTGGTAGAACGCAACATTAAGTTTCATTGGATTTGTGACAATAAGAAGAAAATTGGTAAAGATATTTATGGTGTAAAATTGCAGCCTTTTGAAGATTTAAAAGCTATTAAAAATCCTCAAACGATTGTTACAGTAGCCAATGATACAGAACAAAAAAACATTGTTTCCTACTTTGATAACCTAAATATGAAGCCAATGACAGATTATTTTTTCTTCTGCTAA
- a CDS encoding hydrolase, giving the protein MKSRIFMYLFIFSVLLIIFQYANSKGIIDKYEKDINTFKTKITDLEDERIKLNDRVFDLSFFTIDGNEEAVDYFENQGINTEELLPKIKDGLLEMNVYKGVDHPIVPYASMTESKIIIDQIRILNHKWILANFTDGKHWGELFINYEATDKGEVIYKLDDYFLYPVN; this is encoded by the coding sequence ATGAAAAGTAGAATCTTTATGTACTTATTTATTTTTTCTGTTTTACTGATAATTTTTCAGTATGCGAATTCAAAAGGTATTATTGATAAGTATGAAAAGGACATTAATACCTTCAAGACTAAAATTACAGATTTAGAAGATGAACGTATAAAATTAAATGACAGAGTATTCGATTTATCATTCTTTACTATAGATGGTAATGAAGAAGCTGTTGATTATTTTGAAAATCAAGGTATTAACACAGAAGAATTATTACCAAAAATCAAAGACGGTCTTCTTGAAATGAATGTTTACAAAGGCGTGGATCATCCAATTGTACCTTATGCTTCTATGACCGAATCAAAAATTATCATTGATCAAATAAGAATTCTAAATCACAAATGGATACTTGCTAATTTCACTGATGGTAAACATTGGGGAGAGCTATTTATCAATTATGAGGCAACTGATAAGGGAGAAGTGATTTATAAACTAGATGATTACTTTTTATATCCGGTTAACTAG
- a CDS encoding TIGR02757 family protein, translated as MKLKKAELKDFLDSKVELYNNPKFIDSDPIQIPHLFSKKEDIEIIGFLTATIAWGNRKSIINNAKRMVDMLDNSPYEFVMQHQESDLEKLQSFVHRTFNGYDFIQFITSLRHIYNTHNGLEDVIAKHAEQDSLQNAIHQFKHHFFEIEHLERTKKHVSDPLKNSAAKRINMFLRWMVRDDNNGVDFGIWESLSSSQLSCPLDVHSGNVARKLGLLKRKQNDSKALAELDKNLRKLDANDPVKYDFALFGLGVFEGF; from the coding sequence TTGAAACTTAAAAAAGCAGAACTTAAAGATTTTCTAGATAGTAAGGTAGAACTCTACAACAACCCTAAGTTTATTGATAGCGACCCGATACAAATCCCTCATTTATTTTCTAAAAAAGAAGATATTGAGATTATCGGTTTCTTAACCGCAACTATTGCTTGGGGAAATCGTAAAAGTATTATTAACAATGCCAAGCGCATGGTAGATATGTTGGACAATTCTCCATACGAGTTTGTGATGCAACACCAAGAGTCTGATTTAGAAAAGCTCCAATCCTTTGTACATCGTACATTTAATGGATATGATTTTATACAGTTCATTACCAGTCTAAGACATATTTACAATACTCATAATGGTTTAGAAGACGTGATTGCAAAACATGCAGAGCAAGATTCTCTTCAGAATGCTATACATCAATTCAAACACCACTTTTTTGAAATAGAACACTTAGAACGTACAAAAAAACATGTTAGCGACCCATTAAAAAATTCTGCAGCCAAACGCATTAATATGTTTTTGCGTTGGATGGTGCGTGACGACAATAATGGCGTGGATTTTGGTATTTGGGAATCATTGTCTTCAAGCCAATTAAGTTGCCCATTAGATGTACATTCTGGGAATGTTGCACGCAAACTAGGATTACTGAAACGTAAGCAAAATGACAGTAAAGCCTTAGCAGAATTGGATAAAAATCTTCGTAAATTAGATGCTAATGACCCTGTTAAATATGATTTTGCGCTATTTGGTTTAGGCGTTTTTGAAGGGTTTTAG
- a CDS encoding peptidase M61, whose protein sequence is MKKYISIITLSVVLVACGPTKPKVDDSAVNNPIVTALDLTNVDNDRVPVVINPGRFSVETVTYRLPKVVQGTYSVSDFGKYVDDFKALDYEGNALTVEKVDTNTWTITDATKLDRIEYYVNDTYDTEKVGGIGKEVPFSPSGTNIEEDNFVLNLHGFIGYFDNLKNNQYALDVSAPADFKRTSALQDNGSETSEDGKTITSKYFAERYFDITDNPMMYGNLDVEEFMVGDIKIVLSVYSPNKVHTAESLKQTMFDMMKGQKAYLGAINSTPRYDIYLYLSEGKEDSPKGFGALEHHTSTVVVLPEAMGKAQLDKSMTDVVAHEFFHIVTPLSVHSEDVHYFDYNEPTFSKHLWMYEGVTEYFAQHFQVYEGLVEPTDFYNVIMGKIDFSKRYNDAQSFTIMSENVLKEGYKDNYANVYQKGALIGMCIDIFMRKESNGTRSMLSLMKELSAKYGKEKPFEDDKLIAEIIEMTYPSVGEFLKTHVEGDVPINYDEFFSMVGLVNGETEVETNYIFAGGQNIIFSGAPDKGIFFTDVASKNSFWKSQDVKANDVIKTVNGKELTLQNAQEVIGGMVAWQEGQDIEMTLERDGKPVEIKAKLTKAFATSNGLIEDEKATKAQVDLRNAWLKG, encoded by the coding sequence ATGAAAAAATATATTTCAATTATTACGCTTTCAGTAGTATTAGTGGCCTGTGGTCCAACAAAACCAAAGGTTGATGATTCTGCGGTAAATAACCCAATTGTAACTGCTCTAGATTTGACTAACGTAGATAATGATAGAGTACCTGTTGTTATCAATCCAGGTCGATTTAGTGTAGAAACGGTTACTTATAGATTGCCAAAAGTAGTTCAAGGAACTTATTCAGTTAGTGATTTTGGAAAGTATGTAGACGATTTCAAAGCCTTAGATTATGAAGGAAATGCACTTACTGTTGAAAAAGTAGATACTAACACATGGACAATTACAGATGCAACTAAGTTAGACAGAATCGAATATTATGTTAATGACACTTATGATACAGAAAAAGTTGGTGGTATTGGTAAAGAAGTTCCTTTTTCGCCTTCAGGAACAAATATAGAAGAGGATAATTTTGTATTAAACCTTCATGGTTTTATAGGTTATTTTGACAATCTTAAAAATAATCAATATGCCTTAGATGTCTCTGCTCCAGCAGATTTTAAAAGAACTTCTGCTCTACAAGATAATGGTTCTGAGACTTCTGAAGATGGTAAAACAATTACTAGTAAATATTTTGCAGAGCGTTATTTTGATATTACAGATAATCCAATGATGTATGGAAATTTAGATGTAGAAGAATTCATGGTAGGCGATATCAAAATTGTTTTGAGTGTATATTCTCCAAATAAAGTTCATACTGCTGAAAGTTTAAAGCAAACTATGTTTGACATGATGAAAGGTCAAAAAGCGTATTTAGGTGCTATTAACAGTACGCCTCGTTATGATATTTATTTGTATTTATCTGAAGGAAAAGAAGATTCCCCTAAAGGTTTTGGAGCTTTAGAGCACCACACATCTACTGTTGTTGTATTACCAGAAGCTATGGGGAAAGCGCAATTAGATAAATCAATGACAGATGTTGTAGCACATGAGTTTTTTCATATTGTAACACCTTTATCGGTACATTCTGAAGATGTGCATTATTTCGATTATAACGAACCTACATTTTCAAAACATCTATGGATGTACGAAGGTGTAACAGAGTATTTTGCACAACATTTTCAGGTTTATGAAGGATTGGTTGAACCTACTGATTTCTATAACGTGATAATGGGTAAAATAGACTTCTCAAAAAGATACAACGATGCTCAAAGTTTCACGATAATGAGCGAAAACGTTCTCAAAGAAGGCTATAAAGATAATTATGCAAACGTATACCAAAAAGGTGCACTAATCGGTATGTGTATAGATATTTTTATGCGTAAAGAAAGTAATGGAACACGTAGTATGTTGTCTTTGATGAAAGAATTATCGGCTAAGTACGGAAAGGAAAAACCTTTTGAAGATGACAAGCTAATTGCTGAAATTATTGAAATGACTTATCCTAGCGTAGGTGAATTTTTAAAGACACATGTAGAAGGTGATGTGCCAATTAATTATGACGAGTTTTTTAGTATGGTTGGTTTAGTTAATGGCGAAACTGAAGTCGAAACTAATTATATTTTTGCAGGTGGACAGAACATTATATTTAGTGGCGCACCAGATAAAGGTATTTTCTTTACAGATGTTGCTTCAAAAAATTCGTTTTGGAAATCACAGGATGTTAAAGCAAATGATGTCATCAAAACTGTTAACGGTAAAGAGTTAACATTACAAAACGCGCAAGAAGTAATAGGAGGAATGGTTGCTTGGCAAGAAGGACAAGATATTGAGATGACCTTAGAACGTGATGGAAAACCAGTTGAAATCAAAGCAAAGCTTACTAAAGCATTCGCAACTTCAAACGGTTTAATAGAAGATGAAAAGGCAACTAAAGCACAAGTAGATTTAAGAAACGCTTGGTTAAAAGGATAA
- a CDS encoding DUF4062 domain-containing protein encodes MPKSLPHYRIFLASPSDLKDDRDSIDDVINELNLTFGSQHNIHLDLIKWETHSAPGITNNHVQKIINKDVGNEYDLFVGLLWKRFGTPTDEADSGTEEEFLNAYKRYQDNSSSLQILFYFNNSPFSLDDINLEELKKIKDFKSDISKNKNVLYWEYNDSEQLSYFLRTHIPKRILDLQKKHQEEDNKKRC; translated from the coding sequence ATGCCTAAATCTTTACCTCATTATAGAATATTTTTAGCTTCACCAAGTGATTTGAAAGATGACAGAGATTCAATCGATGATGTTATTAATGAGTTAAACTTAACCTTTGGTAGTCAACATAATATCCATCTTGATCTTATTAAATGGGAAACTCATTCAGCTCCTGGAATCACTAATAATCATGTGCAAAAAATAATCAATAAAGATGTTGGGAATGAATACGATTTATTTGTTGGGCTACTTTGGAAACGGTTTGGAACTCCGACAGATGAAGCAGATTCCGGCACAGAAGAAGAGTTTCTTAATGCATACAAAAGATATCAAGATAATTCCAGTTCTTTACAAATATTATTTTATTTCAATAATTCACCATTTTCTTTAGATGATATAAATCTTGAAGAACTAAAAAAGATTAAAGATTTCAAATCAGATATTAGTAAAAATAAAAATGTCCTTTACTGGGAGTATAATGATAGTGAACAACTTAGTTATTTTCTAAGGACTCATATTCCTAAAAGAATATTAGATTTACAGAAAAAACATCAAGAAGAAGATAATAAGAAAAGGTGCTAA
- a CDS encoding alpha/beta hydrolase, translating into MSAKLQYIKRPSTLTENAPLLILCHGYGSDENDLFSFATELPDELFIISVRAPYQLQPYGNAWYAINFDAEQGKWSDDEQAKLSRDTLAEFIDYACETYPVNKDNVSFLGFSQGTILSYSLALTYPEKVKNIVALSGYVNEAIFPENLNKDNYKHLDFYCSHGSLDQVIPVDWARRSKPFLDNLEIKNTYSEFPVGHGVAPQNFFEFKDWLIERI; encoded by the coding sequence ATGTCAGCAAAACTTCAGTATATAAAACGTCCATCGACGTTAACAGAAAATGCACCCTTATTAATTCTTTGTCATGGTTACGGAAGTGATGAAAACGATTTGTTCTCATTTGCAACAGAACTTCCTGATGAATTATTTATAATCTCAGTAAGAGCACCATATCAATTACAACCTTACGGTAATGCATGGTACGCAATTAATTTTGACGCAGAACAAGGTAAATGGAGCGATGATGAACAGGCTAAATTATCTAGAGATACATTAGCTGAATTTATAGATTATGCTTGTGAAACTTATCCTGTAAACAAAGACAATGTATCGTTCTTAGGTTTTAGTCAAGGTACTATTCTGAGCTATTCGTTAGCATTGACCTATCCAGAAAAAGTTAAAAACATTGTCGCTTTAAGTGGTTATGTAAATGAAGCTATTTTTCCAGAAAATTTGAATAAAGACAACTACAAACATCTTGATTTTTATTGCTCACATGGAAGCTTAGACCAAGTCATACCAGTAGATTGGGCAAGACGAAGTAAACCATTTTTAGACAATCTAGAAATTAAAAATACCTATAGCGAATTCCCTGTTGGTCATGGTGTTGCACCTCAAAACTTTTTTGAATTTAAAGATTGGCTAATAGAGCGTATCTAG
- a CDS encoding dihydroorotase — protein MNALLKSATVVDSKSDFHNQNVDILIENGTITKISKRILNPKNYREIKLDNLHVSQGWFDSSVSFGEPGFEERETIANGLNTAAKSGFTSLALNANTNPVLDSNADIAFVLSKSNTHAVDLKPIGALTKSSEGIDLAELFDMKNAGAIAFYDYKKPISNPNLLKIALQYTSGFDGLVCSFPQESMISGHGVMNEHINSTKLGLKGNPALAEELQVARDLFLLEYTKGKLHIPTISTAKSVELIREAKSKKLDVTCSVAIHNLYFTDNKIQDFDANFKVLPPLRTQNDIDGLLEGLRDGTIDMVTTDHNPIDIENKKVEFDHAEFGTIGLESAFGALQNIFTTKKTVALLTKGKNRFGIEEHPIAEGQKANLSLFNPDIKYTFSKSDIHSTSKNSCFLETELKGKVYGIIANNKIEL, from the coding sequence ATGAATGCACTCCTAAAATCTGCTACAGTCGTTGATTCTAAAAGTGATTTCCACAATCAGAACGTTGATATTTTAATTGAAAACGGCACTATTACCAAGATTTCAAAACGCATTTTAAATCCAAAAAATTACCGAGAGATTAAATTAGACAACCTTCATGTATCGCAAGGATGGTTTGATAGCTCTGTCTCATTTGGTGAACCAGGCTTTGAAGAGCGAGAAACTATAGCTAATGGATTAAACACCGCTGCTAAGTCAGGATTTACGTCTCTTGCACTTAACGCAAATACAAATCCAGTACTTGATAGTAACGCAGATATTGCTTTTGTGCTTTCAAAATCTAACACACACGCAGTAGACCTAAAACCTATTGGAGCGCTTACAAAATCATCTGAAGGCATTGATTTAGCAGAATTATTTGATATGAAAAATGCTGGAGCAATAGCATTCTACGATTACAAAAAGCCAATTAGCAATCCTAACTTACTAAAAATTGCCTTACAGTACACAAGTGGTTTCGATGGCTTAGTTTGTTCTTTTCCTCAGGAGTCTATGATTTCTGGACATGGTGTTATGAACGAACATATAAATAGCACTAAACTAGGATTAAAAGGAAATCCTGCATTAGCTGAAGAACTCCAAGTAGCTAGGGATTTATTTTTGTTAGAATACACTAAAGGAAAGCTTCATATACCTACAATAAGCACTGCTAAATCAGTAGAGCTTATAAGAGAGGCTAAATCTAAAAAACTTGATGTTACATGTTCTGTAGCCATACATAACCTCTATTTTACTGACAATAAAATACAAGACTTTGACGCTAATTTTAAAGTTTTACCGCCGTTGAGGACTCAAAACGATATTGATGGTTTGTTAGAAGGTTTAAGAGATGGAACAATAGATATGGTTACTACTGACCACAATCCCATTGATATTGAAAATAAAAAAGTAGAATTTGACCATGCCGAATTCGGTACTATAGGCTTAGAATCTGCTTTTGGAGCACTTCAAAATATATTTACAACAAAAAAAACAGTAGCACTCTTAACCAAAGGAAAAAATCGCTTTGGTATCGAAGAACATCCAATTGCTGAAGGTCAAAAAGCCAACTTGTCTCTCTTTAATCCTGATATTAAATATACATTTAGCAAAAGCGATATCCATTCGACCTCAAAAAATAGTTGTTTTTTAGAAACAGAGCTAAAGGGAAAAGTCTACGGTATCATTGCTAACAACAAAATCGAATTGTAA